In the Candidatus Dependentiae bacterium genome, AACTTTCGAATATATTTTATCATAGCAAAAAAAAATCAATTCAAGATTTTTTAGCTTTATTTGATAGATTTTCAGATGATCTTTATTTTCAAGATTTTTTAGAAACTTTCACTTTTGATATTAAAGAAAATGAACAATTCAAAAAACTGATTTATTTTCTCTTTAAAATCATTGAGCGTGAAGAGCGTCTCGACTGGTATCCACAAAATTTATATCCAAAATACCAATCTGAGCAACTCTTAAATGCATTTTTTTGTTTAAAGTTTGGAGCAGATGATATCCCAGAGTTATTAGAAAATTTGGACGATTCAATTGTTAATAAAGATGCGTTATTTAAACCATATGAATCATGCTTGTCAAGTAGCTCTGATAGTGAGATGGTTGATAATGCACAGAGCACACTTATAACACAGGATGATGTAAATGAAGTTCTGCTTAAAGCACAAAACGGACCAAGCGATCTTTCGCTGGATGACGTGTGGGTATTATTATCCAAAGATGCATTACTAAACATTACCCCTTACTCAGACACAAAGCTGCCTATTAATAACGGCTTGGTTGATATGTACAATCGTACAGATGATGAATTAATTGATAATCACCAATTTCCCGATTGTGTTGAAACAACCGTACGCCATTTGTGCAACTTAGCTTTATATTCAGATAAAATCCAAAGCTTTGATCTTGAGAAGCTCAGAGTTCATATGCAAGGCTCACCGTACCTGAAAAACATAGAAAATTTTTATGCACTTCAGACTCCACACAAAGCAAATTCAGGAGAGAGGTCAATTCGTAATGCATGGAATAAAGTGGTTGCGGGTGTTGACAATGTGCGCTATTGCAGAAAATATAATGATGCCTATCTGAAAAATTATAACGAACTTGATTCCGGAATTATTAATATTCTATCTCTTGTAAATACTATCTTTGTCTTAGATCTTGCACCAAAGCCAGTGTATCAAGATGATGTGCAATTTGTTCAAGCAACTTCTCAATGGGTAAAAGATTCTCTACAAAAACTATTTCATGTATTGAGTCCCCAAAAAAAATGTGTAATAAACGTTGCGAATGTAGAACACTTCAAGCGGCTTGAGGGTGGTCAGATCGATTGTTCTTGTATAATTACAATAACGGTCGATAAGTCCGTTGAGTTTGTCGTAGATGTTATGAGTTCTCATGCAAAATTTAATTCAATAAAGATAGTAAAAAAAGAAGAACAATTTCCTAATGATCTTTATCAAGCAATCAAAGAAGAAATATATGATTTTAATGCAACTGTTTGTGAATCGGTTTGTTTATTAAATAAAAGGTTGCATGATGCAATATCAATACCAATTTATAAGCTTTTTAATCTACCAATTAATGATAGCGCTGAAATTATCAAAGCACTTGAAAACTTATGCATACTTTTAGAGCAAAAACTTGTTTTAGAAAATTCTGTTGGAATGTATTTGAAGAACTTACTCCAAAGCTTTTTGTGGTCTGATGTATACATGGCCAAGAGGATTCAGCCAGTCATCAAACAATTCAAACAATTGTTGCGTAATCAGGGTAGATGCCAAGAAATTTTTAAGCATGAAGTTAAATATATTAACGGTGAGATACTTGATGAAGATGCTGCGGTACTTTTAACATTTTTTTCAGGAGTTGAATCTTTTTCTGGATTAAAAAAAGATTCATTTATTTTTAGAATTTCTGAACTAAATGAAGTAATAAAAAAAATTAATCTTTCTGGGTCGGAAATTCAAAAAATAGAAGGCCTAGAAAATTGTCCGAATCTTGAAGAGCTTATTGTGATGACTGCAAAAAATCTAAGACATATTGAACTGCTATCTCAGATGAGTCTATTAAAAACCATTGATCTTTCAGGAACACAGGTTGAAGAGATACAAGGTCTAGAGAATTGCCCAAATCTTCAAAATCTTAACCTGAACGGTATAAATGTAAAAATACTAAAACTGCCTTGTGGTATGAATAATTTGAAGCAGATTGATCTTTCTTGCTCGTCTGTTGAAGAAATAATAGGCCTAGAGAATTGCCCAAGCCTTGAAAATATTAGCTTAATATGTTCAAAAAATTTAAAGATATTAAAGCTCTCACCACAGATGAATCAATTAAAATCAATTAATCTTTCTTGGTCAGTAATTGAACAAATAGATGGTTTAGATAATTGTAAAAATATTGAAAATCTTGATCTGCATAAGACAAATAACTTAAAAAAGATAAAGCTTTCAGGCAAAATGAATCAATTAAAAACAATTGATGTTAGTCTGTCAGGGGTGGAGGAAATAGAAATTATGAGTCATATGCCTGAATTAGTTGAAATTAAGGGACTGAACAGCTTGCAAAAAAAACCTCTTTTTAAGGGAATTGAATTTTGTTCTTTTGAATTGCAAGAAAAAATTATAGCATATGCAACTATTGCATCCCTCTGTATTTGAGACTTTAACTCGCTCATAGAAAATCGTATTCTTTTTAAACATTATCGAGTTCGCGCTACTTACCCTAAAAATGGATATGCTCGCATACAAAAGTTATCAGCTTGAGGCTTTTTAAAATAATGACGGGCATTCCATTTACTCAAATCACTTTTAACGTGAAGCATAACAAACGAATGATAACCGGTAATATGATCTGAAGCACCAAGCGTATAAACAGCTCCGTCCCATTGCCGAACAACACCTGCCTGCTTTCTGATGAGTGAAAGCATTGGACTGTCCACCTGCAACGCATCAATTTTTTCATCCAAGTGCTGATGCCCACGCATAATCGCATGTACTGCAACCAGATCATTTGAACGCTGTTTTAAAAGATTTTGGGTAGCACGTTTGCCAAGATAGAGCCTACGACGTCCGGCTGAAAATGCAAACTCAGGCTGCCCCTGATCGTCCGTTAAAAAATTGTTCCACTGCATGCCAATGCGCATTTGATAAGCGCTGATATCAGAAGCAAGATTAACTGGCTCCGCGACCTGAAAATGCTTTTCAAAGCCCGTAGCTTCCTGTGAAGCACAATAATCAAAAGCCTTTTGTACATCACCAATAAATGATGAATCAACAAGTTGTTGCTTAAGAGACTCAAGCCCAGCGTAGCGATCAAACGTAGTAAGTAAGCAAAAAGAAGAACTACTTGATAAAAAACTTTGTGGATTGTAACCAACTTCAAGACCAGCATGACACAGCTTAACAAAATTTATGCGACCGCTCTGATCAGGTGTCCCCAGATAGAGTGCCAAAGGCAGATAATCAAACCAATAGAGCAAATCGGGGTATTTATAATCAGAAAACCGCTGCTCAAGCTCACATAAAAATGTTTTTTGTGCAGGATAATCTTGGCCATCAGCTTGCGCTTGAAAGAAACGCTTTTGGAAATTTTTTGAAGTCAATGCATACTCGTGGTTTCCACGAAGCATCACAACGCGACCTGGGTTGGTAACAAACAACTTGCACAGTAAATAAACCACGCCAATGCTGTTAACACCACGATTAATGTAATCGCCAAGAAAAACAAAATAAACATCGTCACGAATGAAGCGGAATTGGTCGTCTAGATATCCGGTCTGCTCAAGCTCTTGTAATATTGCAAGCAAGGCATCTAAATCTCCATGCAGATCGCCAATAACAATAACTTTTGAATCTGGCTTCACGACCAATTTTTGTATAAAGGGGGTAAAGTGAGAACTTGAATCGTGCTGCCCAGCTATGGCATAGCTTGCAAGATCTGGCATTAAAAATTGCGCTGCTGGCATTTGCGCATCAAACCATGATGCTTGACTCAGTTGCTGCGTAAGCGCAGAAATGTAGCGATTAATCATCGCTTTGAAGTCGTTATGACAAAGCTCCTGCATCTGTTGTTTTATTTCTTCACTTTTTGATCGGTATACCTGCGAAGTCTTTTGACATTCGCTTAATGCAGGTTGGTTCATCAAACACCTCTTAATCTATCGCGCCAGCTTTGTTCACATCCCTATTTTCATTCTAGGGCGTGCAGCAGATACTGTCAATTGCGACATAACTTTAATGTCGCAAACATCTCGACAGAGAGGCCTGTTTTTTGAAATTAAATTCAAACTGAAGCAGTATTACCACTTTCCACGCAATAAATCTTGCAGGTAAAGACAATGTTCTTCGTGTGCTTGTAAGATAGCAGCGTCATGATTTTGAAACTCATGACAATACTGACAGTATAAAATAACATTATTGTTACTGTTATTATTTGAGGCAACTGTTTGATTATCAACTCTGGTATCAATATTACAACTTACTAATGGAGCAACATCACACAACAAAGTCCTTTGGCCGGGTACTAACGGTTTTTGATGCGATTGGTAGGGTAGCGGTTGTGATTGAAAACTTTGAGTCGGATAATGTCGTGGTTGATAATATTGATTTTGGTTATTTTGTTGATCAAATTCCTGAAACTGCATAACGGGATAACGAGTCGGCACTTGATGGTAAACAAAAGGTACTCCTTGCTCGGGTAAAACATACACAGCAGGAGCATTAATCGACAGATGAATATTAATATTATTATTTATATTGTTAAAAGTTGGCACACCGAAAGGTTGCTCATTATCAGAACTATTACAGACCTCAGGCACAGAATCGCTATTGGATCCTTGCCGAGACAAACATAATTTTTTATGATTTTTTAAATATTTTTTTTCGGGATAGATAAAATTTTTACAATACTGACAATAAATTTCATGCTCAGAATTCGAAGCGATTATGCAATGCTCAATAAAGTCCTTGATTGATTCAAACTGAGGCAAGCTTGGACACTTTAAACAAATGTAATGCTTAGTCACTAGATGACTTTTCAGTGAATTCATACTGATAAATTTGTTACTTTTTCGATTACAATCTTTACCGCAGAATGGACATTTCAAATCCTTTGGAAATAATTGATCTCTTCTCAATGAATATTTCTTTCGCTCAAGCCTGATGAGGCAATTACGTTCATGAGTTGCTAAATTATGAGGACATTTTGTCACATGATTTTCACAATACTGGCAAAAAGTACGCTCGTGCTGCATATCTTTGCAATGCTGTACAAGCTGGGCACGTGAAGCAAATGGCCCTAAATCGGGACAATACCAGCAAACGTTATGCTGCGTCATCAAATGAGATCTTAAATTCAATTCATGAGTAAAAGGCTCATGATTCCTATCGCAATTTGTAAACGAGCAGCATAAGTCGTCTAAATCACTGTGAAGAACCCTCTTCGCTTCTGGTTGTTCAAATTGATCATTATTTGTTCTTTTCATTGAAAAAAGTGATGAAAAACCAAGTAACATGAGAGAAAAAGAGAGTAATTTGATGACATCATGAGTTTTCATAAGACCTCCATTGCCTACATCCACTAAAACGAATCCAATCATTCAAGCTTGAAGCACAATAAACTTATTCCATTTTTTTCTTAACACCGATTATTCAATCAACTGAAGCGGTATTACCAATTTCCGCGTGCTAAATCTTGCAGGCAAAGACAATTGTCCTCATGCTCGTGTAAGGCTGCAACATCATACGTTGAAAAATCATCGCAATACTGGCAATACAAAATATTATTATTATTGTTATTGTTATTATTTGCGGGAACAACTTGGCTTTCAGTTCTAGCATTAGTGCTATAACTTGCCAATGGAGCAACACCACATGACAAAGTCACCTGAACTGGCTGTGGTTGATAATGAGGAACATTCATATAAATGTTATTATTCAAGTTATTATAAACATTCACCGTATGCGGTTGCATCTGGTGCATAATATTACTTACTGAGTTCTGAATAGGATTAATAGACTTTACATATTTTTCCCAACAATGGGCTCTTAGTTGATCACGCGAAGCAAAAACCTCTAAATCGGGACAATATGGACAAACATTGTGCTTAGATGCTAAGTGTAATTTCAACATATGATCACTAGGAAGCGGATTACTGCTATTTGGGCAGAAATCAAAAGGACAGCACAAATCCAGGTCGATTTGAATAACCTTCTTTGGTTGTGGCGCTTTAAATTGATCATTATTTGATCGCTTCATGGGCAACAGGAACGTAAAGCCAAGGAATATCGCAAAAAGAGATAATAATTTAATAACATCATGAGTTTTCATAAGACCTCCATTTTTTAAGTCTAAAACTGAACTTATAAAAATAGAGCTTATTATTAAATTTTCAATCTGTCAAGTTTGGTAAGATTTGCCCAATATAACAACAAGCCTTGATTCAGGAATAGTTCTTGCGATTGCCTCAATTAAACCTGAATACAAAATATCTTGGATATAGTGAACAATGATCGACACGGATCGTTATTCTTCATGAACAAAGTCTTGCAAAAAAGAGCAGATTTCTTCGTGTTCCCTGAATATATCAACATCCTGAGCTTCAAAAA is a window encoding:
- a CDS encoding serine/threonine protein phosphatase, with protein sequence MNQPALSECQKTSQVYRSKSEEIKQQMQELCHNDFKAMINRYISALTQQLSQASWFDAQMPAAQFLMPDLASYAIAGQHDSSSHFTPFIQKLVVKPDSKVIVIGDLHGDLDALLAILQELEQTGYLDDQFRFIRDDVYFVFLGDYINRGVNSIGVVYLLCKLFVTNPGRVVMLRGNHEYALTSKNFQKRFFQAQADGQDYPAQKTFLCELEQRFSDYKYPDLLYWFDYLPLALYLGTPDQSGRINFVKLCHAGLEVGYNPQSFLSSSSSFCLLTTFDRYAGLESLKQQLVDSSFIGDVQKAFDYCASQEATGFEKHFQVAEPVNLASDISAYQMRIGMQWNNFLTDDQGQPEFAFSAGRRRLYLGKRATQNLLKQRSNDLVAVHAIMRGHQHLDEKIDALQVDSPMLSLIRKQAGVVRQWDGAVYTLGASDHITGYHSFVMLHVKSDLSKWNARHYFKKPQADNFCMRAYPFLG